A single region of the Hyphomonas adhaerens MHS-3 genome encodes:
- the ftsA gene encoding cell division protein FtsA, producing MANAQSRRAPRMGRSQTGTVAALDIGCSKITCLIGRNDGAGPRSFRILGAGRQQSRGFTGGTITDMEGLERAIRLAVEDAEREAGEQISNVMLGITGQKLASTLVTARIDIGGREINQKDVRRIQAQALGKMPARGEETLAAWPVAYRVDEQEGVREPQGMYASELSLLLSVVTAPKSVVKNLVECVGRAHIGVTALIPSSIASGAGTLIDDEIENGAICIDMGAGVTAVSVYLNGSPAWLGLVPAGGSHVTSDLAQGLGTTFAAAERLKSVYGTANLEGPGLAERIEVPRLGDDGRLQAARMERGQLAEIIAPRVEETFEFVRKTLDSSGVRKVLPHRVVLTGGASQLSGVRDVASRILQAPVRLGRPTIAEFLGETLATPAFSTASGLLLYSELGFADAVRATASRQDGPESRSGVVNKVFHWLEENF from the coding sequence ATGGCCAATGCACAGTCCCGCCGTGCCCCGCGTATGGGCCGCTCGCAGACCGGCACGGTCGCAGCGCTCGATATTGGCTGCTCGAAGATCACCTGCCTGATCGGCCGCAATGACGGCGCCGGCCCGCGCAGCTTCCGCATTCTCGGCGCCGGGCGCCAGCAGTCGCGCGGTTTCACCGGCGGCACCATCACAGACATGGAAGGCCTGGAACGCGCCATCCGCCTTGCCGTGGAAGATGCCGAACGCGAGGCCGGTGAACAGATCTCCAATGTGATGCTCGGCATCACGGGCCAGAAACTGGCCTCCACGCTGGTCACCGCCCGCATCGACATCGGCGGGCGCGAGATCAACCAGAAAGACGTGCGCCGCATCCAGGCCCAGGCGCTGGGCAAGATGCCTGCCCGGGGCGAGGAAACCCTGGCCGCCTGGCCAGTCGCTTACCGGGTCGACGAACAGGAAGGTGTCCGCGAACCGCAGGGCATGTATGCCAGCGAGCTGAGCCTGCTGTTGTCGGTCGTCACCGCACCGAAATCCGTGGTGAAGAACCTCGTCGAATGTGTCGGCCGGGCGCATATCGGTGTCACGGCCCTAATCCCCTCCTCCATCGCCAGCGGAGCGGGCACGCTGATCGACGATGAAATCGAAAACGGCGCCATCTGTATCGATATGGGCGCCGGCGTGACGGCCGTCTCGGTCTACCTGAACGGTTCCCCGGCCTGGCTGGGCCTTGTTCCGGCGGGCGGGTCGCATGTCACCTCCGACCTCGCCCAAGGCCTCGGCACCACGTTCGCCGCTGCCGAGCGGCTGAAAAGCGTCTATGGCACCGCCAACCTCGAAGGCCCCGGCCTCGCCGAGCGGATCGAAGTGCCGCGCCTTGGCGATGACGGCCGCCTGCAGGCAGCCCGCATGGAACGCGGCCAGCTGGCAGAAATCATCGCCCCCCGGGTCGAAGAAACATTTGAATTCGTGCGGAAGACGCTCGATTCCAGTGGTGTACGCAAAGTACTCCCCCACCGGGTCGTGCTGACGGGCGGCGCATCGCAGCTGTCAGGCGTGCGCGACGTGGCCAGCCGTATCCTGCAGGCGCCAGTGCGTCTCGGCCGGCCAACCATCGCCGAATTTCTCGGCGAGACACTGGCAACGCCAGCTTTCTCCACAGCCTCCGGTCTGCTACTATACTCCGAGTTGGGGTTTGCGGACGCAGTAAGGGCAACTGCTTCGCGCCAGGACGGACCTGAGTCGAGAAGCGGCGTGGTGAACAAGGTGTTCCATTGGCTCGAAGAAAATTTCTGA
- a CDS encoding cell division protein FtsQ/DivIB encodes MPKISRNQPAKKRKREPVTFVDEVTGEEVRVSSVLFGFVMLIAIIVALAAWMGGSMSQIESRFAGFMDDTARMAGVSVNEVSVLGLEQDPGLQQEIRAAAMIEPGENMFRADPYIIRRRVEGTHKVLNVRVHRLWPDQVVIIADAAEPVAVWHDGKEWTVVDGLGRVIPDERAGDHPDLVRVAGRGAPEAAPALVNALADAPDVTGDLAIATRINDRRWDMRLISGATVRLPEDVELTAALGRLTDLQVRTALMQRPLKMIDLRNAGRVYLGPVNPPNFKAREIAARS; translated from the coding sequence ATGCCGAAGATAAGCCGCAACCAGCCCGCCAAGAAACGCAAACGCGAACCGGTCACCTTTGTCGATGAGGTGACAGGCGAGGAAGTCCGCGTCTCGTCCGTCCTGTTCGGTTTCGTCATGCTGATCGCCATCATCGTGGCACTCGCGGCCTGGATGGGCGGATCCATGTCGCAGATCGAAAGCCGGTTTGCCGGCTTCATGGACGACACGGCCCGGATGGCCGGCGTCTCCGTGAACGAAGTCTCCGTGCTGGGGCTCGAGCAGGACCCCGGCCTGCAGCAGGAAATCCGCGCCGCCGCCATGATCGAGCCGGGCGAGAACATGTTCCGCGCCGATCCCTACATCATCCGCCGCCGCGTTGAAGGCACACACAAGGTGCTGAACGTGCGCGTGCACCGTCTCTGGCCAGACCAGGTTGTCATCATCGCGGACGCGGCCGAGCCCGTGGCCGTCTGGCATGACGGCAAGGAATGGACTGTTGTGGACGGCCTCGGCCGGGTCATCCCGGACGAACGCGCCGGCGATCATCCCGATCTGGTCCGCGTCGCCGGGCGGGGCGCACCGGAGGCCGCCCCTGCCCTCGTCAATGCGCTGGCCGACGCCCCGGACGTGACCGGCGACCTTGCCATCGCAACCCGCATCAACGACCGCCGCTGGGACATGCGCCTGATTTCCGGCGCCACGGTCCGCCTGCCGGAGGATGTCGAACTGACCGCCGCCCTCGGCCGCCTGACCGACCTGCAGGTGCGCACGGCCCTGATGCAGCGCCCGCTGAAAATGATCGACCTGCGCAATGCCGGCCGCGTCTATCTCGGCCCGGTCAACCCGCCGAACTTCAAGGCGCGTGAAATCGCGGCGCGGTCCTGA
- a CDS encoding D-alanine--D-alanine ligase — MKRVAVIYGGWSSEREVSISSGTQMLRAAEAAGYDAVGIDAGRNLAAQLTEAKPDVVLNGLHGPWGEDGCVQGLLEIMDVPYSHSGVLASALAMDKLKSKAVYRSAGLPVAEDKQVTRAEAAAAHALDPPYVIKPVNEGSSFGVLIVREGTNGPPQDLLDESWHYGDYLMAEEFIPGRELTVAVLGDRPLAVTEITTLRDYYDFDAKYSAGGSRHVIPADVPEHITAMAMDFAVRAHQVLGCRGATRSDFRYDDKRDRLVILETNTQPGMTPTSLVPEQAAFAGMSFEELVAWMIEDASCRR; from the coding sequence ATGAAGCGCGTGGCAGTGATCTATGGCGGCTGGTCCTCCGAACGGGAGGTCTCGATCTCCTCTGGCACGCAGATGCTGCGCGCGGCTGAGGCTGCCGGCTATGACGCGGTCGGCATTGATGCCGGCCGGAACCTGGCCGCCCAGCTGACTGAGGCAAAGCCGGATGTGGTGCTGAACGGTCTACACGGACCGTGGGGCGAGGATGGCTGTGTGCAGGGCCTGCTGGAGATCATGGACGTGCCCTATTCCCATTCCGGCGTGCTGGCCTCTGCCCTGGCAATGGACAAGCTGAAATCGAAAGCCGTCTACCGTTCCGCCGGCCTGCCGGTGGCCGAGGACAAGCAAGTCACCCGGGCCGAAGCCGCCGCCGCCCACGCGCTGGACCCGCCTTACGTGATCAAACCAGTCAATGAAGGCTCCAGTTTCGGTGTCCTGATCGTGCGCGAAGGCACCAATGGCCCGCCGCAGGACCTGCTGGACGAGAGCTGGCATTATGGCGACTACCTGATGGCCGAGGAGTTCATTCCCGGCCGGGAACTGACCGTCGCCGTGCTGGGCGACCGGCCTTTAGCCGTGACAGAGATCACGACCTTAAGGGACTATTACGATTTCGATGCAAAATATTCAGCTGGTGGATCACGTCATGTGATCCCGGCAGACGTGCCTGAGCACATCACCGCCATGGCGATGGATTTCGCCGTGCGGGCACATCAGGTCCTTGGCTGCCGGGGCGCGACACGATCCGACTTTCGCTACGACGACAAGAGAGACCGGCTCGTGATCCTAGAGACCAATACCCAGCCCGGCATGACGCCCACCTCACTTGTCCCCGAACAGGCCGCTTTCGCAGGAATGTCCTTCGAAGAACTGGTCGCATGGATGATTGAGGACGCTTCATGCCGAAGATAA
- a CDS encoding TonB-dependent receptor plug domain-containing protein, producing the protein MAVSHTLLSSFAALTAASLTAIPAMAEPDAGSPASAGIDYAPADFAQYNPQTALDMVNRIPGFSIQGDDDGSRGFGQASGNVLINGQRVSGKSNGAEATLGRISATRVVRIEVVDGTMLDIPGLSGQVVNVTTDGEGGMSGTWRWKSRFRENLTPYFHEGVVALSGGGERLNWSVEASSLPERGAHAGWETITSADGALLERRKEDLTNIADNASVSGSLSWTPPSGVVANLNGQVGIYQFDRKEVSKTFPVDALEGRRLFLSGEDEWNAEFGGDYEFGFGPGRLKAIGLIRRENSPVNDSVLIGAVDGTDLTETRFSQTVDEGEYIGRGEYAWAAGQGSDWQVSVENAFNFLEAEAGLSIARDGQPFEIIPLPGANSRVEETRWEAAITHGRALTEALRLQVSLGAEYSELTQSGDNTNAREFTRPKGFVSLSWQADPKLKLTARLDREVGQLDFFDFVSSVNLNADNGNSGNAEIVPQQAWKWSLQAEKDFGAWGAATLNTYFSDIEDIVDRVPLGTGDGPGNLDTAWEFGMTLDTTLSFDRLGIPGGELTSFAEVYDSEVTDPLTGEVRRFNDSQLYYVNMEFRQDVPDTDWTWGIFAEKFEDNLYYQLAEQGVQNSTPGYVYAFVEHKNVFGLTAMLGIGNLLNQKDNFRREIYETNRLGPLASIEDRNRRFGPVAVFELRGTL; encoded by the coding sequence GTGGCTGTCAGCCATACCCTATTGTCGAGTTTTGCCGCCCTGACGGCAGCCAGTCTTACCGCAATCCCAGCCATGGCCGAGCCTGACGCCGGCTCGCCCGCATCTGCCGGCATCGATTATGCGCCCGCCGATTTCGCGCAATACAATCCGCAAACCGCGCTGGACATGGTGAACCGGATTCCCGGCTTTTCCATCCAGGGCGACGATGACGGATCGCGCGGCTTTGGCCAGGCCAGTGGCAATGTCCTGATCAATGGCCAGCGGGTTTCCGGAAAATCAAACGGGGCCGAAGCGACGCTCGGGCGGATTTCCGCCACGCGGGTTGTCCGGATCGAAGTGGTCGACGGCACCATGCTGGATATTCCGGGCCTGTCCGGGCAGGTGGTGAATGTCACGACCGACGGGGAAGGGGGCATGTCCGGCACCTGGCGCTGGAAATCCCGCTTCCGGGAAAACCTGACGCCCTACTTCCATGAGGGTGTGGTCGCCCTGTCCGGCGGCGGCGAACGCCTGAACTGGAGCGTGGAGGCAAGCAGCCTGCCGGAACGCGGCGCCCATGCAGGATGGGAAACCATCACCTCGGCGGATGGTGCGTTGCTGGAACGCCGCAAGGAAGATTTGACCAATATTGCCGACAATGCATCCGTGTCCGGATCGCTCTCCTGGACACCGCCGAGCGGTGTGGTGGCGAACCTCAATGGGCAGGTCGGCATCTATCAGTTCGACCGGAAGGAAGTTTCGAAGACCTTCCCGGTCGATGCGCTGGAAGGCCGACGCCTTTTCCTGAGCGGAGAGGACGAGTGGAATGCCGAGTTCGGAGGCGACTATGAATTCGGCTTCGGGCCGGGACGCCTGAAGGCGATCGGGCTGATCCGGCGCGAAAACAGCCCGGTGAATGATTCGGTCCTTATCGGCGCGGTGGACGGAACGGACCTGACCGAAACCCGCTTCAGCCAGACCGTGGATGAAGGCGAATATATCGGCCGGGGCGAATATGCCTGGGCAGCGGGGCAGGGAAGCGATTGGCAGGTCTCCGTCGAGAATGCCTTCAACTTCCTCGAAGCCGAAGCCGGGCTGAGCATTGCCCGGGACGGCCAGCCCTTCGAGATCATTCCTTTGCCGGGTGCGAACTCCCGCGTTGAGGAGACCCGCTGGGAAGCGGCCATCACGCATGGGCGCGCCCTGACGGAGGCGCTGCGGCTGCAGGTTTCTCTCGGGGCGGAATATTCGGAGCTCACGCAATCGGGCGACAATACCAATGCGCGGGAATTCACCCGGCCGAAGGGCTTTGTCAGCCTGTCCTGGCAGGCCGATCCGAAGCTGAAGCTGACGGCACGGCTGGACCGGGAAGTCGGCCAGCTGGATTTCTTCGACTTTGTTTCGTCGGTGAACCTCAATGCCGACAATGGCAATTCCGGCAATGCCGAAATCGTGCCGCAACAGGCCTGGAAGTGGAGCCTGCAGGCGGAGAAGGATTTCGGCGCCTGGGGAGCAGCAACGCTGAACACCTATTTTTCCGACATTGAAGACATCGTCGACCGTGTTCCGCTCGGCACCGGCGACGGGCCGGGAAATCTCGACACGGCGTGGGAATTCGGCATGACACTCGACACAACGCTCAGTTTTGACAGACTGGGCATTCCCGGCGGCGAATTGACGAGTTTCGCCGAAGTGTATGATTCCGAGGTCACCGATCCGCTGACCGGTGAGGTCCGCCGATTCAATGACAGCCAACTATACTATGTGAACATGGAGTTCCGGCAGGATGTTCCGGACACGGATTGGACCTGGGGTATCTTTGCGGAGAAATTCGAAGATAACCTGTATTACCAGCTTGCCGAGCAGGGCGTGCAAAACTCCACACCCGGTTACGTTTATGCCTTTGTCGAGCACAAGAATGTGTTCGGCCTGACGGCCATGCTGGGGATCGGGAACCTCCTGAACCAGAAAGACAATTTCCGGCGGGAGATTTACGAGACCAACAGGCTGGGCCCGCTCGCATCGATCGAAGACCGCAATCGCCGCTTTGGCCCGGTCGCCGTTTTTGAATTGCGCGGAACGCTCTAG
- the murB gene encoding UDP-N-acetylmuramate dehydrogenase yields MTAFPLPPVRGKLIENAPLAPYTWFRVGGPADALFLPADEEDLEAFLKALDPEVPVTVLGVGSNVIVRDGGIRGVVIRLMGRYWGDVDALDGARLSARTGALDLSVAKTAATNGIRGLEFLSGIPGSVGGATRTNAGCYGRELRDVLVSLHGFRRDGTQAAYRGPAHSGDLPEAHFSYRHTDLPEDLIVTRLILEGTGTDAPDKILSDIEQLQARRAETQPIKEKTSGSTFANPDPPGTPDQRSAWKLIDAAGCRGLKVGGAQVSPKHCNFLINTGDATAADLEALGELVRRRVLETQGVELRWEVRRIGQLASETA; encoded by the coding sequence ATGACGGCATTCCCCCTCCCCCCCGTGCGCGGCAAGCTGATCGAGAACGCCCCGCTTGCCCCCTACACCTGGTTCCGCGTGGGCGGACCGGCGGACGCCCTGTTCCTGCCCGCAGACGAGGAAGACCTCGAAGCCTTCCTGAAGGCGCTTGATCCGGAGGTGCCGGTCACGGTGCTGGGCGTCGGCTCGAATGTCATCGTGCGCGACGGCGGCATAAGGGGGGTCGTGATCCGCCTGATGGGGCGGTATTGGGGGGACGTGGACGCGCTGGACGGGGCCCGCCTGTCCGCCCGCACCGGCGCACTGGACCTCTCCGTGGCGAAGACCGCTGCCACGAATGGCATACGCGGGCTCGAATTCCTGTCCGGCATTCCGGGGTCCGTTGGCGGCGCCACGCGGACGAATGCCGGCTGTTACGGCCGGGAACTGCGTGACGTTCTGGTCAGCCTGCACGGCTTCCGGCGCGACGGCACCCAGGCCGCCTATCGCGGCCCGGCCCATTCCGGCGACCTGCCCGAAGCCCATTTCTCCTATCGCCACACAGACCTGCCGGAAGACCTGATCGTCACCCGCCTCATCCTGGAGGGCACCGGGACGGATGCGCCGGACAAGATCCTCTCCGATATCGAACAGCTGCAGGCACGCCGCGCCGAGACGCAGCCGATCAAGGAAAAGACCTCCGGCTCCACCTTCGCCAATCCCGATCCGCCGGGAACGCCGGACCAGCGCTCTGCCTGGAAGCTGATCGACGCGGCCGGCTGCCGGGGCCTGAAAGTCGGCGGGGCGCAGGTCTCCCCCAAGCACTGCAACTTCCTGATCAATACCGGCGACGCGACCGCCGCAGACCTGGAAGCGCTGGGCGAACTCGTCCGCCGCCGTGTGCTGGAAACACAGGGCGTGGAACTTCGCTGGGAAGTGCGCCGCATCGGGCAGCTTGCCAGCGAAACCGCCTAG
- a CDS encoding amidohydrolase, with the protein MSLSLKTRLARAGLTSLMVLATFSAPASAKPSDINSRFKSTLSEMVDENLDEWVDVYKDFHANPELGLQETRSAGIIAARLKELGFEVTEGIGQTGVVGILKNGKGPLVMVRADMDGLPVQEKTGLDYASTVQTEWNGEPKYVMHACGHDAHMAIFLATAQTLVEMKKDWKGTLMLVAQPAEEGGGGASKMMADGIFDQFGVPDYGFALHVTPAAYDSVQIVKGQMNSYAGGFDIVFNGVGGHGSRPSTTIDPVMMASKFVVDLQSVVSREKPEQEFGVISVGAIQGGSAGNIIPDSVRVRGTVRWYKPEVGEKLLEGVRRTADAIVSMAGAPEADISIRSGGTAVYNDPDLSQNTLDAMSRVFPEGKVTFAAPTTGSEDYGEFLKSFSSSVYFRVGVYDPALFDENGKTIDFMRTPGNHSPFFAPVPAPTIGTGVKAMTTAVMNVMEN; encoded by the coding sequence ATGTCCTTGTCCCTGAAAACACGTCTGGCCCGCGCGGGCCTCACAAGCCTGATGGTGCTGGCCACGTTCTCGGCACCGGCGAGTGCGAAACCGTCGGATATCAACAGCCGCTTCAAATCCACCTTGTCCGAAATGGTGGATGAAAACCTCGATGAATGGGTCGATGTTTACAAGGACTTTCATGCCAACCCGGAGCTGGGCCTGCAGGAAACCCGGTCTGCCGGGATCATTGCGGCACGGTTGAAAGAGCTTGGTTTTGAAGTGACCGAAGGTATCGGTCAGACCGGCGTGGTCGGCATCCTGAAGAATGGCAAGGGGCCGCTGGTTATGGTGCGGGCGGATATGGACGGCCTGCCTGTGCAGGAGAAGACCGGGCTTGATTATGCCAGCACGGTGCAGACGGAATGGAATGGCGAACCCAAATACGTGATGCATGCCTGCGGCCATGATGCGCATATGGCGATTTTCCTCGCCACGGCGCAGACGCTTGTCGAGATGAAGAAAGACTGGAAGGGCACGCTGATGTTGGTGGCCCAGCCTGCCGAGGAAGGTGGCGGCGGTGCCAGCAAGATGATGGCGGACGGTATTTTCGACCAGTTCGGCGTGCCGGATTACGGCTTCGCCCTGCATGTGACGCCTGCGGCCTATGATTCGGTTCAGATCGTGAAGGGACAGATGAATTCTTATGCAGGCGGGTTCGACATCGTGTTCAATGGCGTCGGCGGCCACGGCTCGCGCCCCAGCACCACGATCGACCCGGTGATGATGGCCTCCAAATTCGTGGTAGACCTGCAAAGTGTGGTCAGCCGTGAGAAGCCGGAGCAGGAATTCGGTGTGATCAGTGTCGGCGCCATTCAGGGCGGCTCGGCTGGCAACATCATTCCGGACTCTGTGCGCGTGCGCGGAACCGTCCGCTGGTACAAGCCGGAAGTCGGCGAGAAGCTGCTGGAAGGCGTCCGCCGCACGGCAGATGCCATCGTTTCCATGGCCGGGGCACCAGAGGCAGACATCAGTATCCGCAGCGGCGGCACGGCCGTCTACAACGATCCTGACTTGTCGCAGAACACGCTGGACGCGATGAGCCGGGTCTTCCCGGAAGGCAAGGTCACGTTTGCCGCGCCGACCACGGGCAGCGAAGACTATGGCGAATTCCTGAAATCGTTCAGCAGTTCGGTCTATTTCCGCGTCGGCGTCTACGACCCGGCCCTGTTCGACGAGAACGGCAAAACGATCGATTTCATGCGGACCCCGGGCAACCACTCGCCCTTCTTCGCACCGGTCCCTGCGCCGACAATCGGCACCGGCGTGAAAGCCATGACGACGGCCGTGATGAACGTCATGGAGAATTAG